In Canis lupus dingo isolate Sandy chromosome 12, ASM325472v2, whole genome shotgun sequence, the following proteins share a genomic window:
- the SNX3 gene encoding sorting nexin-3, producing MAETVADTRRLITKPQNLNDAYGPPSNFLEIDVSNPQTVGVGRGRFTTYEIRVKTNLPIFKLKESTVRRRYSDFEWLRSELERESKVVVPPLPGKAFLRQLPFRGDDGIFDDNFIEERKQGLEQFINKVAGHPLAQNERCLHMFLQDEIIDKSYTPSKIRHA from the exons ATGGCGGAGACCGTGGCGGACACCCGGCGGCTCATCACCAAGCCGCAGAACCTCAACGATGCCTACGGGCCGCCCAGCAACTTCCTCGAGATCGATGTGAGCAACCCGCAGACGGTGGGGGTCGGCCGGGGCCGCTTCACCACCTACGAAATCAGGGTCAAG acaaaTCTGCCTATTTTCAAGCTGAAGGAATCTACTGTTAGAAGAAGATACAGTGACTTTGAATGGCTGCGAAGtgaattagaaagagagagcaag gttgtagTTCCCCCTCTCCCTGGAAAAGCATTTTTGCGTCAGCTTCCTTTTAGAGGAGATGATGGAATATTTGATGACAATTTTAttgaagaaaggaagcaagggcTGGAGCAATTTATTAACAA GGTTGCTGGTCATCCTCTGGCACAGAATGAACGTTGTCTTCACATGTTTTTACAGGACGAAATTATAGATAAAAGCTATACACCATCTAAAATAAGACATGCCTGA